A genomic window from bacterium includes:
- a CDS encoding alanyl-tRNA editing protein, whose translation MTELLYLKDSYRRDADAVVRATGDGAVVLDRTVLYPGGGGQPADTGTLWWPGGERRITEMRRDGGTVWHVLDGPPPPEGAAVRAALDWDRRYAIMRHHSALHVLVGAVYRLFNARVTGGAIYPDRARMDFSLEDLDRSRVAEIEGETNRVLAEDRPITVRFVTHEEFARSDLVRLARDLVPRDVERIRVVEIDGYDAQADGGTHVARTAEIGVLRIVKTENKGRANRRLEIQLTPPPAAGG comes from the coding sequence ATGACCGAACTGCTCTATCTCAAGGATAGCTACCGGCGCGACGCCGACGCCGTCGTGCGCGCGACCGGCGACGGCGCGGTCGTGCTCGACCGCACGGTGCTCTACCCCGGTGGCGGCGGCCAGCCGGCGGACACCGGCACGCTGTGGTGGCCCGGCGGGGAGCGCCGGATCACCGAGATGCGGCGCGACGGCGGGACCGTGTGGCACGTGCTCGACGGCCCCCCGCCGCCGGAGGGCGCCGCCGTGCGCGCGGCGCTCGACTGGGACCGCCGGTATGCGATCATGCGCCACCACTCCGCGCTGCACGTCCTCGTCGGCGCGGTCTACCGCCTCTTCAACGCGCGTGTCACCGGCGGGGCGATCTACCCCGACCGCGCCCGGATGGATTTTTCGCTCGAAGACCTCGACAGGAGCCGCGTCGCGGAGATCGAGGGGGAGACCAACCGGGTCCTCGCGGAGGACCGGCCGATCACCGTGCGGTTCGTGACGCACGAGGAGTTCGCGCGCTCGGATCTCGTGCGGCTGGCCCGGGATCTGGTCCCGCGGGACGTCGAGCGCATCCGCGTCGTCGAGATCGACGGGTACGATGCCCAGGCCGACGGCGGCACGCACGTGGCCCGCACGGCCGAGATCGGCGTCCTCCGGATCGTCAAGACCGAGAACAAAGGCAGGGCCAATCGCCGGCTGGAGATTCAGTTGACGCCCCCGCCGGCCGCAGGCGGGTGA
- a CDS encoding YciI-like protein — MGYYVLLYYVIDNFVTRRAPYREEHLGLVRAARERGELVLAGALGDPPDRALLVFRASDPAPVEAFARSDPYVREGLVRRWEVQPWAVVVGAP; from the coding sequence ATGGGATACTACGTGCTGCTCTACTATGTAATCGACAACTTCGTGACGCGCCGGGCTCCATACCGCGAAGAGCACCTCGGCCTCGTCCGCGCGGCGCGCGAGCGCGGCGAGTTGGTCCTGGCCGGGGCCCTCGGGGATCCGCCCGATCGGGCGCTGCTCGTCTTTCGCGCCTCGGATCCGGCGCCGGTCGAGGCCTTCGCCCGGAGCGATCCCTACGTCCGGGAGGGGTTGGTGCGGCGGTGGGAAGTCCAACCGTGGGCCGTCGTGGTGGGCGCCCCGTGA
- a CDS encoding antibiotic biosynthesis monooxygenase gives MIARVWTARTTPAQAPAYADHLRARVLPQLRALDGYAGAWLLRRDAGGGSELIVVTRWRSTQAVHAFAGADVDAAVVEPEAAALLSRYDTRVRHYEIVVDDG, from the coding sequence GTGATCGCGCGGGTGTGGACGGCGCGCACCACGCCGGCGCAGGCGCCGGCCTACGCCGATCACCTGCGGGCCCGCGTGCTGCCCCAGCTGCGCGCGCTCGACGGCTACGCCGGCGCGTGGCTGCTGCGCCGGGATGCCGGCGGCGGGAGCGAGCTCATCGTGGTGACGAGATGGCGGTCGACGCAGGCGGTGCACGCGTTTGCCGGCGCCGACGTCGACGCCGCGGTCGTCGAGCCCGAGGCCGCGGCGCTCTTGAGCCGGTACGACACCCGCGTCAGACACTACGAGATCGTCGTCGACGATGGGTGA
- a CDS encoding MarR family transcriptional regulator, translating into MGEGTLRARVAAVRAFNRFYTRRIGVLRRRYLGGPFSLTQVRVLYEIAHRRATAAALVRDLDLNPGYLSRLLSGFERRGLIRRTPSPVDRRQSFLALTRRGSAAFDPLDARSETETAAMLRALAPAGQVRLVAAMRAIEALLDRGGRISRPAARAPSPRSAR; encoded by the coding sequence ATGGGTGAGGGCACCTTGCGGGCCCGCGTCGCGGCGGTGCGGGCGTTCAACCGATTCTACACCCGCAGAATCGGCGTGCTCCGGCGGCGCTATCTCGGCGGTCCGTTTTCGCTCACGCAGGTACGGGTACTGTATGAAATCGCGCACCGGCGCGCGACGGCGGCGGCGCTGGTGCGGGATCTCGATCTCAATCCCGGTTACCTGAGCCGCCTTCTGAGCGGCTTCGAACGGCGCGGGTTGATCCGCCGTACGCCGTCGCCGGTCGACCGTCGGCAGAGTTTCCTCGCGCTGACGCGACGCGGGTCGGCGGCGTTCGATCCCCTGGACGCTCGGTCGGAAACCGAGACGGCCGCCATGCTGCGGGCGCTGGCGCCGGCCGGGCAGGTGCGGCTGGTGGCGGCGATGCGGGCGATCGAGGCGCTCCTGGACCGCGGCGGGCGGATCAGTCGGCCCGCCGCGAGAGCGCCGTCACCGCGCTCTGCGCGCTGA
- a CDS encoding MFS transporter, with translation MPAPTRLAFFGAAGFLTGISWQVVIPVLPLHLARIGYTAAEIGLLVSVLSLAMGAVELEVGRIAAALGRRQTLIGGLLLHAAALVWAAEARAAAAIALALAAIGTARATMWTPLMAGVAEDAAAQTRGRTFATFWLVTSVGFLVGPALGGLVASRYGGRAAFYLGTVLSLAALPVVFSITDRGRPAAAAAGLRAWEVLRDTAFFRLCLANHLHYAITAIWLTFLPLYAAKQGLSVLVIGEVFAVQGLTYALCQIPTGRLADRIGPERLIAPAVVGRAASTLLVPALHAPAAFFAVGAVYGFVGGIVPVSFTTLIARITARDRYTTAMGVYNSSGDLGFFVGPLVGGAAALLGIAAPFLLCAPLGAAALFSAQSAVTALSRRAD, from the coding sequence ATGCCGGCCCCCACCCGGCTCGCGTTCTTCGGCGCGGCCGGATTTCTCACCGGGATTTCGTGGCAGGTGGTCATTCCGGTCCTCCCGCTGCATCTCGCCCGCATCGGCTACACCGCGGCGGAGATCGGCCTGCTGGTCAGCGTGCTCAGCCTCGCGATGGGCGCCGTCGAACTCGAGGTCGGCCGGATCGCCGCCGCCCTGGGACGGCGGCAGACGCTGATCGGCGGGCTTCTGTTGCACGCGGCCGCTCTGGTGTGGGCCGCCGAAGCGCGCGCGGCCGCGGCGATCGCTCTCGCGCTCGCGGCGATCGGCACGGCGCGCGCGACGATGTGGACGCCGCTCATGGCCGGCGTTGCGGAAGACGCCGCGGCGCAGACGCGGGGACGGACGTTCGCCACGTTCTGGCTTGTGACGTCCGTTGGATTTCTCGTCGGACCGGCGCTCGGGGGCCTTGTCGCGTCGCGGTACGGCGGCCGGGCCGCGTTCTACCTGGGAACGGTTCTAAGCCTGGCCGCCCTGCCGGTGGTGTTTTCGATCACCGACCGCGGGCGCCCCGCCGCCGCGGCCGCGGGCCTGCGCGCCTGGGAAGTGCTGCGGGATACGGCCTTCTTTCGCCTGTGCCTGGCGAACCATCTGCACTATGCGATCACCGCGATCTGGCTGACGTTTCTACCGCTGTACGCCGCGAAACAGGGCCTGTCCGTGCTGGTGATCGGCGAGGTGTTCGCCGTGCAGGGTCTCACGTACGCGCTCTGTCAGATCCCGACCGGCCGGCTCGCCGACCGGATCGGCCCCGAGCGGCTGATCGCGCCCGCGGTCGTCGGCCGCGCCGCGAGCACCCTGCTGGTACCGGCGCTGCACGCGCCGGCCGCGTTCTTCGCCGTCGGCGCCGTGTACGGCTTCGTCGGCGGCATCGTGCCGGTCAGCTTCACGACGCTGATCGCGCGCATCACCGCGCGCGACCGGTATACCACGGCGATGGGCGTGTACAACAGCTCCGGCGATCTCGGCTTCTTCGTCGGACCGCTCGTCGGCGGCGCCGCGGCCCTCCTCGGCATCGCCGCGCCGTTTCTGCTGTGTGCCCCACTCGGCGCGGCGGCGCTGTTCAGCGCGCAGAGCGCGGTGACGGCGCTCTCGCGGCGGGCCGACTGA
- a CDS encoding metalloregulator ArsR/SmtB family transcription factor has translation MRGQTVATIARALADPIRFKILERLSDGPAAVSELVLLTGESQSNVSNHLSVLRARGLVGATRLGRQRVYEASDSSVGQLIESLVVVAGRRSAGVEITPSLARARTCYDHLAGRLGVAIFDALVARRALDRPAVRYRGPIGLGPAGPAVLGRLGIDLDEVRRERRQFATACGDWTERRPHLGGALGAALWANALERGWVVRRPGGRVVVLTERGRRGFGRHLGIRLDRDARRPGSPHTADRRQPPDRRRF, from the coding sequence ATGCGCGGCCAAACGGTAGCGACGATCGCGCGGGCGCTCGCCGATCCGATCCGGTTCAAGATTCTGGAGCGCCTCTCCGACGGACCGGCGGCCGTCTCCGAGCTCGTGCTTCTGACGGGTGAGTCGCAGTCCAACGTGTCCAATCATCTGTCGGTGCTCCGCGCGCGCGGACTCGTCGGCGCGACACGACTGGGGCGCCAGCGCGTTTACGAGGCGTCCGATTCCTCCGTGGGGCAGTTGATCGAATCGCTGGTCGTCGTCGCCGGCCGCAGGTCCGCCGGGGTGGAGATCACGCCGTCGCTGGCAAGGGCGCGTACCTGCTACGATCACCTCGCCGGGCGTCTCGGCGTTGCCATTTTCGACGCCCTCGTCGCGCGCCGCGCGCTCGATCGGCCCGCCGTGCGTTATCGCGGTCCGATCGGACTGGGTCCGGCCGGCCCCGCGGTGCTCGGACGCCTCGGGATCGACTTGGACGAGGTGCGGCGCGAGCGCCGTCAGTTCGCGACCGCGTGCGGCGACTGGACCGAGCGAAGGCCGCACCTGGGCGGCGCGCTCGGGGCGGCTCTGTGGGCGAACGCGTTGGAGCGGGGGTGGGTTGTGCGAAGACCCGGCGGCCGGGTCGTCGTACTGACGGAACGTGGCCGTCGAGGCTTCGGCCGGCACCTCGGTATCCGTCTCGATCGAGACGCCCGGCGCCCAGGGTCCCCGCACACCGCGGATCGCCGCCAGCCACCGGACCGGCGGCGGTTTTGA